Proteins encoded by one window of Mycolicibacterium sp. ND9-15:
- a CDS encoding cytochrome P450 codes for MPTPNLPPGFDFTDPDIYAERLPIAELAEMRKVAPVWWNEQSRGNLAFGDSGFWVVTKHKDVKEISRRSDVFSSNKKTALPRYRDEADPASIEAGKVVLLNQDAPHHTHLRKIVSRAFTPRAVESLRNELRERAAGIVKAAAAEGSGDFVEQVSCELPLQAIAGLMGVPQEDRMKLFDWSNQLVGDQDPEYSRNDPTAASVELISYGMQMAAERGKNPGGDLVTKLVQADVEGHKLTDDEFGFFVILLAVAGNETTRNSITQGMMAFTEFRDQWELFKKQRPVTAADEIVRWATPVTSFQRTALEDTELSGVQIKKDDRVVMFYRSANFDEEVFDDPYTFNILRDPNPHVGFGGTGAHYCIGANLARMTIDLIFNAIADEMPNLRPLAEPERLRSGWLNGIKHWQVDYAGTGAARR; via the coding sequence ATGCCGACTCCGAACCTTCCGCCCGGCTTCGATTTCACCGATCCCGATATCTACGCCGAGCGCCTGCCCATCGCCGAGCTCGCCGAGATGCGCAAGGTCGCACCCGTCTGGTGGAACGAACAGTCGAGGGGAAATCTGGCGTTCGGCGACAGCGGCTTCTGGGTGGTGACCAAGCACAAGGACGTCAAGGAGATCTCGCGGCGCAGCGACGTCTTCTCCAGCAACAAGAAGACCGCGCTGCCGCGGTACCGCGACGAGGCCGACCCCGCGTCGATCGAGGCCGGCAAGGTCGTGCTGCTCAACCAGGACGCTCCGCACCACACGCATCTACGCAAGATCGTGTCGCGGGCCTTCACCCCGCGTGCCGTCGAGTCGTTGCGCAACGAACTTCGCGAGCGTGCGGCCGGCATCGTCAAGGCAGCCGCCGCCGAGGGCTCGGGCGACTTCGTCGAGCAGGTGTCGTGCGAGCTTCCGCTGCAGGCGATCGCCGGGCTGATGGGCGTGCCGCAGGAAGACCGGATGAAGCTGTTCGACTGGTCGAATCAGTTGGTCGGCGATCAGGATCCGGAGTACTCCCGTAACGACCCGACCGCCGCATCGGTCGAGCTGATCTCATACGGCATGCAGATGGCCGCGGAGCGTGGCAAGAACCCGGGCGGCGACCTGGTCACCAAGCTGGTGCAAGCCGACGTCGAAGGACACAAGCTCACCGACGACGAGTTCGGGTTCTTCGTCATCCTGCTTGCGGTGGCGGGCAACGAGACCACGCGGAACTCCATCACCCAGGGCATGATGGCGTTCACCGAATTTCGGGACCAGTGGGAGCTTTTCAAGAAGCAACGCCCGGTCACCGCCGCCGACGAGATCGTCCGCTGGGCTACCCCGGTCACGTCGTTCCAGCGCACCGCGCTCGAGGACACCGAACTGTCCGGCGTGCAAATCAAGAAGGATGACCGGGTCGTCATGTTTTACCGGTCGGCCAACTTCGACGAAGAGGTCTTCGACGATCCCTACACGTTCAACATCCTGCGAGATCCCAATCCGCACGTGGGATTCGGCGGTACGGGCGCGCACTACTGCATCGGCGCCAATCTGGCCCGGATGACAATCGACCTGATCTTCAACGCGATCGCCGACGAGATGCCCAACCTGCGGCCGCTCGCCGAGCCCGAGCGACTTCGGTCGGGCTGGCTCAACGGCATCAAGCACTGGCAGGTCGACTACGCCGGTACCGGAGCGGCCCGCAGATAG
- a CDS encoding helix-turn-helix domain-containing protein, with protein sequence MTSAAVQAQTFGALLKEWRRRRRLSQLDLAIAAAVSPRHVSFVETGRSTPSRAMVLRLADVLDVPRREQNQLLLAAGLAPVYPERPLDDPDMAAIQVGIERVLGAYNPFPCVVVDRGWQIVRTNAGAGVLLDGVAPELLEAPNALRIALHPAGLAPRIRNLGQWRRHLVERLRRQVAVSGSAELASLLTEIDSYPGGSGASVDLGGVAVPLELYTSDGRLLTFLSTVTTFGTALDLTAAELSIEAFLPADEATATALR encoded by the coding sequence GTGACCTCTGCAGCGGTGCAGGCGCAGACGTTCGGCGCGCTGCTGAAGGAGTGGCGCCGTCGCCGCCGGCTCAGCCAGCTCGACCTCGCCATCGCGGCCGCGGTGTCGCCCCGCCACGTCAGCTTCGTCGAGACGGGCCGCTCCACACCGAGCCGGGCGATGGTGCTGCGGCTGGCCGACGTTCTCGACGTGCCGCGACGCGAACAGAATCAGCTGCTGCTGGCGGCGGGCCTGGCCCCGGTGTATCCCGAGCGACCGCTCGATGACCCCGATATGGCAGCGATCCAGGTGGGCATCGAGCGAGTCCTGGGCGCCTACAACCCGTTTCCCTGCGTGGTGGTCGACCGCGGCTGGCAGATCGTACGGACCAATGCGGGTGCGGGCGTGCTGCTCGACGGCGTCGCACCGGAACTACTCGAAGCGCCCAACGCGCTGCGCATCGCGCTGCACCCAGCCGGGCTGGCGCCTCGCATCCGCAACCTCGGCCAGTGGCGGCGCCACCTCGTCGAGCGGCTGCGCCGCCAAGTGGCCGTCAGCGGATCGGCCGAACTGGCCTCGCTGCTGACCGAGATCGATTCCTACCCCGGCGGTTCCGGCGCCTCAGTCGATTTGGGCGGGGTGGCCGTGCCGCTCGAGCTATACACCTCGGATGGGCGGTTGCTGACTTTCCTGTCCACCGTGACGACGTTCGGCACCGCACTCGACCTCACCGCCGCCGAGCTCTCGATCGAGGCATTCCTGCCCGCCGACGAGGCCACCGCGACCGCCTTGCGGTGA
- a CDS encoding lipoprotein LpqH encodes MDNRLVAAAAVMLVAGAAGCSTPPAALGGTTAKVTINGQSTGGPHAVRCIQSGWFWTIETPDKGNGFTANIGTGDVVTVESVTFHDIGGFTGNFWQDNIGAAEVKSTGGKFTITGSADGSFADNPSNPVTATFRIEADC; translated from the coding sequence ATGGACAACCGACTCGTTGCGGCGGCCGCCGTCATGCTGGTCGCCGGGGCCGCGGGCTGCTCGACGCCTCCCGCCGCGCTCGGCGGAACAACCGCGAAGGTGACGATCAACGGCCAAAGCACCGGCGGTCCACATGCGGTGCGGTGCATTCAGTCCGGATGGTTTTGGACCATCGAAACCCCCGACAAGGGCAACGGCTTCACGGCCAACATCGGCACCGGAGACGTCGTGACCGTCGAATCGGTCACCTTCCACGATATCGGCGGCTTCACGGGCAATTTCTGGCAAGACAACATCGGTGCGGCCGAGGTGAAGAGCACCGGAGGCAAGTTCACGATCACCGGATCGGCCGACGGCTCGTTCGCCGACAACCCGAGCAACCCGGTCACCGCCACGTTCCGCATCGAAGCCGACTGCTGA
- a CDS encoding nuclear transport factor 2 family protein — protein sequence MIHAFRRAVEAADLDAVMAMCRDDVVFRSPVVFTPYVGRDALRPILAAVLEVFEDFRYVREIGAADARDHALVFQAKVGDKEIEGCDFLRFDEDGAIAELTVMVRPLNATLTVAEMMKARLTG from the coding sequence GTGATACACGCCTTTCGCCGAGCGGTCGAAGCGGCCGATCTCGATGCCGTCATGGCGATGTGTCGCGATGACGTCGTGTTTCGCAGTCCTGTGGTATTCACGCCCTACGTGGGACGGGATGCGCTGCGGCCGATCCTCGCGGCCGTACTGGAGGTCTTCGAAGACTTTCGCTATGTCCGCGAGATCGGAGCGGCCGACGCACGTGACCATGCGCTGGTCTTCCAGGCGAAGGTCGGCGACAAGGAGATCGAGGGTTGCGATTTCCTCCGGTTCGACGAGGACGGTGCGATCGCCGAGCTCACCGTGATGGTGCGTCCGCTGAACGCGACGCTGACGGTGGCCGAGATGATGAAAGCACGGCTCACGGGCTGA
- a CDS encoding FadR/GntR family transcriptional regulator: MALQPVNRRSVPEDVFEQIADEVLSGGMQPGESLPSERRLAEVLGVSRPAVREALKRLTAVGLVDVRQGEATTVRDFRRYAGLDLLPRLLIRAGELDLSVVRSILETRLHNGPKVAELAAGRGGPGLADALEEVLRALATEDDAVERQRHALAFWDRIVDGADSIAFRLMYNTLRATYEPALPALAAVMADEVGRPQAYRELADAITAGDPPRARRAAQELLEPATTALLGALDDMEDQ, from the coding sequence ATGGCCCTGCAACCGGTGAACCGCCGCTCCGTGCCCGAAGACGTGTTCGAGCAGATCGCGGACGAAGTGCTGAGCGGGGGGATGCAACCCGGCGAGTCGCTGCCCAGCGAGCGCAGGTTGGCCGAGGTCCTGGGAGTCTCGCGGCCCGCCGTGCGGGAGGCGCTCAAGCGACTCACCGCCGTCGGTCTGGTCGACGTACGCCAGGGTGAGGCGACCACGGTACGTGACTTCCGCCGCTACGCGGGCCTGGATTTGCTGCCGCGCCTGCTGATCCGGGCCGGCGAACTCGACCTGTCTGTCGTGCGCAGCATCCTGGAGACGCGGCTGCACAACGGACCCAAGGTCGCCGAGTTGGCCGCCGGACGCGGCGGCCCGGGGCTGGCCGACGCGCTCGAGGAGGTGCTACGGGCGCTGGCCACCGAGGACGATGCGGTCGAACGACAACGGCACGCCCTGGCGTTCTGGGATCGCATCGTCGACGGCGCCGACTCGATCGCGTTCCGGCTCATGTACAACACGCTGCGGGCCACCTACGAACCCGCGCTGCCCGCGCTGGCGGCCGTGATGGCCGACGAGGTCGGCAGGCCACAGGCCTACCGGGAGCTGGCCGACGCCATTACCGCCGGCGATCCGCCGCGGGCCCGACGGGCCGCCCAAGAGCTTCTCGAACCAGCGACCACGGCCCTTCTGGGCGCCCTCGACGATATGGAGGACCAGTGA
- a CDS encoding sterol desaturase family protein, whose protein sequence is MTTTSARGARKGFTLAHARREFWKHPSPWMIGSTLVAALAARIAVGDWQITDAIVPVVMLALFPFFEWIVHVFVLHWRPKRLGPFTIDPLLAREHRAHHSDPRSVPLIFIPWKSLATWVLPVTVAVGFLAFPRLGMGLTYLVCIGTIGLAYEWMHYLIHSDYKPRTSLYRAVWRNHRNHHFKNEHYWFTVTSSGTADRVLGTYPDPITVENSPTVKNLYAQNPVGVAAG, encoded by the coding sequence GTGACGACGACGTCCGCGCGCGGTGCGCGCAAGGGGTTCACCCTCGCTCACGCCCGGCGCGAGTTCTGGAAACACCCCTCCCCCTGGATGATCGGCTCCACCCTTGTGGCAGCGCTGGCGGCCCGTATCGCCGTCGGTGACTGGCAGATCACCGATGCCATCGTCCCGGTGGTGATGCTCGCGCTGTTTCCGTTCTTCGAGTGGATCGTTCACGTCTTCGTCCTGCACTGGCGCCCGAAGCGGCTGGGGCCGTTCACGATCGACCCGCTGCTGGCCCGTGAGCATCGCGCACACCACAGCGATCCGCGCAGCGTCCCGCTGATCTTCATCCCGTGGAAGTCGTTGGCCACCTGGGTGCTGCCGGTGACGGTGGCAGTCGGCTTCTTGGCGTTCCCGCGGTTGGGTATGGGGCTGACTTATCTCGTGTGCATCGGGACGATCGGGCTGGCTTACGAGTGGATGCATTACCTGATCCACAGCGACTACAAGCCCAGAACCTCGCTCTACCGGGCGGTCTGGCGTAACCATCGGAACCACCACTTCAAGAACGAGCACTACTGGTTCACCGTGACCAGTTCCGGGACCGCCGACCGGGTGCTCGGCACCTACCCCGACCCGATCACCGTGGAGAACTCGCCGACCGTGAAAAATCTCTACGCCCAAAACCCGGTCGGCGTAGCCGCCGGCTAG
- a CDS encoding L,D-transpeptidase, with protein MLKLRNLLAVASLAVLTVTFAPPAGAGIATQIEAATIQPAGQTVGVAHPITVTFDRAIDDRTAAERTVGISSPAQPLGNPPGSFTWLGDRVLQWTPAQFWPAHSTITVTAGNTKASFQTGAAVLGVADIGAHTFTVSIDGEVAREMPASMGKPKYPTPTGSFTVLEKQNPVVMDSRTIGIPLDDPEGYKLTVYDAVRINWGGVYIHSAPWSTGSQGYENVSHGCINLSPDNADWYYNTVSIGDPVVVQY; from the coding sequence GTGCTGAAGCTTCGAAATCTGCTCGCGGTGGCGAGCCTTGCGGTGCTCACCGTGACTTTCGCCCCGCCCGCCGGTGCGGGCATCGCGACGCAGATCGAGGCAGCCACGATCCAGCCGGCTGGGCAGACCGTTGGGGTGGCCCATCCGATCACGGTGACGTTCGACCGGGCGATCGATGACCGGACGGCCGCCGAGCGGACCGTCGGCATCTCCTCGCCGGCCCAGCCCCTCGGAAACCCTCCCGGAAGTTTCACCTGGCTCGGCGATCGGGTGTTGCAGTGGACTCCGGCCCAGTTCTGGCCGGCGCATTCGACGATCACGGTCACGGCGGGTAACACCAAGGCGAGCTTCCAGACCGGCGCCGCGGTACTGGGCGTCGCCGACATCGGTGCCCACACGTTCACCGTCAGCATCGACGGCGAGGTCGCGCGCGAAATGCCCGCCTCGATGGGCAAACCGAAGTACCCGACGCCGACCGGCTCGTTCACCGTGCTCGAGAAGCAGAATCCGGTCGTCATGGATTCTCGCACCATCGGCATCCCGTTGGACGATCCCGAGGGCTACAAGCTGACCGTCTACGACGCGGTCCGTATCAACTGGGGTGGGGTGTACATCCACAGCGCACCGTGGTCGACGGGGTCGCAAGGCTACGAGAACGTGAGCCACGGCTGCATCAACCTCAGCCCGGACAACGCCGACTGGTACTACAACACCGTGAGCATCGGCGACCCGGTCGTCGTGCAGTACTAG
- a CDS encoding DUF7159 family protein encodes MDTVLGLSVTPSAVGLVLVEGRDADGATVDRDTIEILPARRSSPLQSSDEAAAAVLRAEALATERGHRLHTIGVTWSEDAELEASLLLRSLSECGFANVVPVQLPEASEALAWGVADAIGNEVTAVCVIGCDTVIALVVHTREGAVQTAVNRSIDSEESLIRWLNAVFAKADWRPEALILVGSGGDPDALMPRLETVLSVPVFAAAEAELALARGAALASAHSNESVFAAEQPLDHMGGHRRRQTTHAGPLVVLTVGVVTFVASVSAAISMQWGPGKGTVPAAPSPAAKTSPDIAAAPVPRSATPPVPAALPAPPPAELSPPPEQPSAVTVEVPAAPESPPPTAPAPEAPIVTVPGAPALPPESMAPGLVPAQPTPVPQRRGFLQRIRDRIAGIGDQDPALQPPAPGVPPADPALAPPPPEAIPAASAGPAQPPVEPPPLLPPP; translated from the coding sequence GTGGACACCGTACTGGGCTTATCGGTGACACCGTCTGCCGTCGGCCTTGTCCTTGTCGAAGGACGGGACGCCGACGGCGCAACCGTCGACCGCGACACCATCGAAATTCTGCCCGCACGACGGTCTTCACCGCTTCAGAGTTCCGATGAGGCGGCGGCGGCGGTACTGCGCGCCGAGGCGCTGGCCACCGAGCGCGGCCACCGGTTACACACCATCGGCGTGACCTGGAGCGAGGATGCCGAACTCGAGGCTTCGCTGCTGCTCAGATCGTTGAGCGAATGCGGTTTCGCCAACGTGGTGCCGGTTCAGTTGCCGGAGGCGTCGGAGGCGCTGGCATGGGGCGTCGCCGATGCGATCGGCAACGAGGTCACGGCGGTCTGCGTGATCGGATGCGACACCGTCATCGCTCTGGTGGTGCATACACGAGAAGGCGCCGTGCAGACCGCGGTCAACCGCTCGATCGACAGCGAAGAATCGTTGATCCGCTGGCTGAACGCCGTGTTCGCCAAGGCCGACTGGCGCCCCGAGGCGCTGATCCTGGTCGGATCGGGCGGCGATCCGGACGCCCTCATGCCCCGGCTGGAAACCGTGCTGTCGGTGCCGGTGTTCGCGGCGGCGGAGGCCGAACTGGCGCTCGCCCGCGGTGCCGCGCTGGCGTCGGCGCACAGCAACGAATCGGTGTTCGCCGCCGAACAACCCCTCGATCACATGGGCGGGCATCGCCGACGTCAGACGACCCATGCCGGCCCGTTGGTCGTTCTGACCGTCGGGGTGGTCACCTTCGTGGCGTCGGTTTCGGCCGCGATCAGCATGCAATGGGGGCCGGGAAAGGGCACGGTACCCGCCGCGCCGAGCCCGGCGGCCAAAACGTCGCCCGATATCGCGGCAGCACCGGTCCCTCGTTCGGCAACTCCGCCCGTGCCTGCCGCTTTGCCCGCGCCCCCACCGGCCGAGCTCTCGCCGCCACCCGAGCAGCCTTCTGCCGTAACCGTCGAGGTACCGGCGGCTCCGGAGAGCCCGCCGCCGACCGCTCCGGCTCCTGAAGCGCCGATCGTGACCGTCCCGGGGGCACCGGCGCTACCGCCGGAGTCGATGGCTCCGGGTCTGGTACCCGCCCAGCCCACCCCGGTGCCCCAGCGCCGGGGGTTCCTGCAGCGGATCAGGGATCGGATCGCGGGTATCGGCGACCAGGATCCTGCGCTGCAGCCGCCGGCGCCAGGTGTGCCTCCCGCCGATCCCGCCCTCGCTCCGCCGCCCCCGGAGGCGATTCCCGCCGCTTCGGCGGGACCCGCTCAGCCACCGGTCGAGCCGCCGCCGCTGCTGCCACCGCCGTGA
- a CDS encoding peptide MFS transporter, which yields MAGVEQTEAGPSGRTAFGHPIGLANLFGVELWERFSFYGMLTILGYYLYYSVTDGGLALPQSTATGIVGAYGGLVYLSTVLGGWIADRVLGMERTVFFGGVVVMWGHIALAVVPGLPGVAAGLVLVALGSGALKANASSLLGTLYGKGDPRCDGGFTLFYLGINLGAFTGPLITGLLQTHVGFHYGFGAAAVGMALGLTQYAVFRRNLGDHGRNVPNPLPPSRFGRAAAIMLTAIAAIVVAFATRAVTLSNLSQVTTGVITAASVAYFVVMLTSAKVTAVERTRVRAFIPLFVANAVFWSLFQQIFTVLAVYSDERMNWSILGWTAPSSWIGSIEPVWIIALSPLFAAVWTRLGSRAPTTPRKFAYGVIGMGSAFLLFLPMAGTTGRAVPALYIVGVMAVFAISELMLSPIGLSATTKLAPEAFRAQMMALYFFSVGIGTAMSGVLAGYYDPTREFAYFGVIGAVAVAAGATVFALAPWISRHMEGVH from the coding sequence ATGGCAGGAGTCGAGCAGACCGAGGCCGGGCCCAGCGGCCGCACGGCGTTCGGGCACCCGATCGGGCTGGCGAATCTGTTCGGAGTGGAGCTGTGGGAGCGCTTCTCCTTCTACGGGATGCTGACCATCCTGGGGTACTACCTCTACTACTCGGTCACCGACGGCGGTCTCGCGCTGCCGCAGAGCACAGCCACCGGCATCGTCGGCGCCTACGGTGGCCTGGTCTACCTGTCGACGGTGCTCGGCGGATGGATCGCCGACCGCGTACTGGGCATGGAGCGCACCGTTTTCTTCGGCGGTGTGGTGGTGATGTGGGGACACATCGCCCTCGCGGTCGTGCCGGGGCTGCCGGGAGTGGCCGCGGGCCTGGTGCTGGTCGCCCTGGGTTCGGGTGCGCTGAAGGCCAACGCGTCGTCCTTGCTCGGCACGCTCTACGGCAAGGGCGACCCCCGTTGCGACGGCGGGTTCACGCTGTTCTATCTCGGCATCAACCTCGGGGCCTTCACGGGGCCACTCATCACGGGGTTGTTGCAGACCCACGTCGGCTTCCACTACGGATTCGGCGCGGCCGCCGTCGGAATGGCGCTCGGGCTGACGCAGTACGCGGTGTTTCGGCGCAATCTCGGCGACCACGGCCGCAATGTACCGAACCCGTTGCCGCCCAGCAGGTTCGGACGCGCGGCTGCGATAATGCTGACCGCGATCGCGGCGATCGTCGTGGCGTTCGCGACCAGAGCGGTGACGTTGTCGAATCTGTCGCAGGTCACGACCGGTGTCATCACCGCCGCATCGGTGGCCTACTTCGTGGTGATGCTGACCAGTGCCAAGGTGACGGCCGTAGAGCGCACCAGGGTCCGTGCGTTCATCCCGCTGTTCGTGGCCAACGCGGTGTTCTGGTCGCTGTTCCAGCAGATCTTCACCGTGCTCGCGGTCTACTCCGACGAGCGGATGAACTGGTCGATTCTCGGGTGGACCGCGCCGTCGAGTTGGATCGGGTCGATCGAGCCGGTGTGGATCATCGCGCTTTCGCCCCTGTTCGCGGCGGTGTGGACGCGGCTCGGCAGTCGCGCGCCCACCACCCCGCGGAAGTTCGCGTACGGCGTGATCGGGATGGGGTCGGCGTTCCTGCTGTTCCTTCCGATGGCGGGTACGACCGGCAGGGCGGTGCCCGCGCTGTACATCGTCGGCGTCATGGCGGTGTTCGCGATCAGCGAGTTGATGCTGTCACCGATCGGCCTGTCGGCCACCACGAAGCTTGCGCCCGAGGCATTTCGGGCCCAGATGATGGCGCTGTATTTCTTCTCCGTCGGCATCGGCACCGCGATGTCGGGGGTGCTGGCCGGCTACTACGACCCCACCCGTGAGTTCGCCTACTTCGGCGTCATCGGCGCGGTCGCGGTGGCGGCCGGGGCGACGGTGTTCGCTCTGGCCCCGTGGATCAGCCGCCACATGGAGGGCGTGCACTGA
- a CDS encoding threonine ammonia-lyase, whose translation MELVTLEDIEQAAARIRAFVLRTPLLPAPWADDDDRPLWVKPENLQSVGAFKVRGAFNAIGHLDESVRTRGVVAYSSGNHAQAVAYAAAVYAVPAHIVMPEETPAVKVAATRRHGARVVLCDAGQRERVAAEVAEETGGVLIPPFDHPDIIAGQGTIGLEIAEDLPTVDAVLVPVSGGGLASGIGTAIKALCPNAHVIGVEPELAGDTAQSLRAGHRVDWSVQDRNRTIADGLRSQPSELTFAHLERVLDDVVTVTENEIRLAVRELAECAHLVSEPSGAVALAAYRHGDTPSGRTVMILSGGNIETTLLREILAL comes from the coding sequence GTGGAATTGGTGACGCTCGAAGACATCGAGCAGGCGGCCGCCCGCATTCGCGCGTTCGTCCTGCGCACACCGCTGCTCCCGGCGCCGTGGGCCGACGACGACGACCGGCCGTTGTGGGTCAAGCCCGAGAACCTGCAGTCGGTCGGGGCGTTCAAGGTCCGCGGTGCGTTCAACGCGATCGGTCACCTCGATGAGTCCGTGCGCACCAGGGGAGTGGTGGCCTATTCGAGTGGAAACCACGCCCAGGCAGTGGCATATGCGGCGGCCGTGTACGCGGTCCCGGCCCACATCGTGATGCCGGAGGAGACGCCGGCCGTGAAGGTGGCGGCCACCCGCCGGCACGGGGCGCGGGTGGTGTTATGCGATGCGGGACAACGGGAGCGGGTCGCCGCCGAGGTCGCCGAGGAGACGGGCGGCGTGCTGATACCGCCGTTCGACCATCCCGACATCATCGCCGGGCAGGGCACGATCGGGCTGGAGATCGCCGAGGATCTGCCGACGGTCGATGCGGTGCTGGTCCCCGTCAGCGGCGGCGGCCTCGCCTCGGGGATCGGGACTGCAATCAAGGCGCTGTGCCCCAACGCCCACGTCATCGGCGTGGAACCCGAACTCGCGGGCGACACCGCGCAGAGCCTACGCGCCGGACACCGGGTCGACTGGTCCGTTCAGGACCGCAACCGCACCATCGCCGACGGGCTGCGCTCGCAGCCCTCCGAGTTGACCTTCGCCCATCTCGAGCGTGTGCTCGATGACGTCGTCACCGTGACAGAGAACGAAATCCGGTTGGCAGTGCGCGAGTTGGCCGAGTGTGCGCACTTGGTGAGCGAGCCCAGCGGAGCGGTGGCGCTGGCCGCCTACCGTCACGGTGACACTCCGTCGGGCCGGACGGTGATGATCCTTTCCGGCGGCAACATCGAGACCACATTGCTCCGGGAGATACTGGCCCTGTAG
- a CDS encoding thiol-disulfide oxidoreductase DCC family protein — protein sequence MAGTLFFDGNCGMCTRAVYFIVKLNRTKKLGTATLQSDGVAERLGIPESQILDAARWHDASGDVFAGAEAMNAAVAAALGTRLPLLVYRIPGVRALQEAVYRYVAEHRHRFPGTIPYCETYPADC from the coding sequence ATGGCTGGGACCTTGTTCTTCGACGGCAACTGTGGCATGTGTACCCGCGCGGTGTACTTCATCGTGAAACTGAACCGGACGAAAAAGCTGGGAACCGCGACTCTGCAGAGCGACGGTGTCGCGGAACGTTTGGGTATCCCGGAATCGCAGATTCTCGATGCGGCGCGTTGGCATGACGCCAGCGGCGACGTTTTCGCGGGAGCGGAGGCGATGAATGCGGCCGTGGCGGCCGCGCTCGGCACCCGGCTGCCGCTTCTCGTGTACCGCATTCCCGGCGTGCGAGCGCTCCAGGAAGCCGTCTACCGGTATGTCGCCGAGCACCGCCACCGCTTCCCGGGCACGATCCCGTACTGCGAAACATATCCGGCGGACTGCTGA
- a CDS encoding TetR/AcrR family transcriptional regulator: MKVNDRAAARSRGRRTQAERTAATRAQLIGAARKLFADRGFGEVSTQAIVSAAGVTRGALYHQFEDKAGLFAAVYEEIEHEVVTDIVREIGEGRSPDPLAAMRLGARRFLDACAAPDVQQIVLIDAPAVLGWDRWREVGMKYGLGVIEGMLAHAVAEGAIPEQPLRATAHVLLGALDEAALYVSRAADRKRARRDMDAVCDRLLDGIAGGGG; this comes from the coding sequence ATGAAAGTCAACGACCGGGCGGCCGCCCGTTCCCGAGGCCGCCGCACCCAGGCCGAGCGCACCGCCGCGACGCGCGCTCAATTGATCGGTGCTGCCCGGAAGTTGTTCGCGGACAGGGGGTTCGGCGAGGTATCGACACAGGCCATCGTTTCGGCCGCCGGCGTCACCCGGGGTGCGCTCTACCACCAGTTCGAGGACAAGGCCGGCCTGTTCGCGGCGGTGTACGAAGAGATCGAGCACGAGGTGGTCACCGACATCGTCCGCGAGATCGGCGAAGGCCGATCACCGGATCCGCTGGCGGCCATGCGGCTGGGGGCGCGCCGGTTCCTCGACGCCTGCGCCGCCCCGGACGTGCAGCAGATCGTGCTGATCGACGCCCCCGCGGTGCTCGGCTGGGACCGCTGGCGCGAGGTCGGCATGAAGTACGGTCTCGGCGTGATCGAAGGCATGCTCGCACACGCCGTCGCCGAGGGTGCCATACCCGAACAGCCGCTGCGCGCCACGGCGCACGTCTTGCTCGGCGCGCTCGACGAGGCTGCACTGTATGTATCGCGGGCGGCCGATCGCAAGCGCGCGCGTCGTGACATGGACGCCGTCTGTGACCGCCTGCTCGACGGGATCGCCGGCGGCGGTGGCTGA
- a CDS encoding alpha/beta fold hydrolase, with translation MPQVALKHATIDYRVLGPEDSPHPPVVFVHGILVDSHLWDPVAEGLAHRGYRCYLPTWPLGSHTVPVNPGVELSPHAVAAMIREFIAALGLSDVTLVGNDTGGGLCQLVVDEDPDCVGRLVLTNCDAFEKFPPFPFNVVFALLRGPISIKVLFEQMRVKALRHSPLGFGLLMHPDPRLTDSWLQPARADGRIRRDLATLLRAVAGMDLTDVASRLPRFTKPVTLVWGQRDRAFTPALGRRLAALFKNSTLIEVPDARTFVSLDAPSAVIDACCAVSPSSG, from the coding sequence ATGCCGCAAGTGGCGCTGAAACACGCCACCATCGACTACCGCGTGTTGGGCCCCGAGGACTCGCCGCATCCGCCGGTGGTGTTCGTGCACGGGATCCTCGTCGACAGTCATCTGTGGGATCCCGTGGCCGAGGGGCTTGCGCACCGGGGCTACCGCTGTTATCTACCGACCTGGCCGCTGGGTTCACACACGGTCCCGGTGAACCCCGGGGTGGAACTGTCGCCGCATGCCGTTGCGGCGATGATCCGCGAATTCATTGCCGCGCTAGGGTTGTCGGATGTGACGCTGGTCGGCAACGACACCGGCGGAGGGCTCTGTCAGCTGGTCGTCGACGAGGATCCCGACTGTGTAGGACGGTTGGTGCTCACCAACTGCGATGCGTTCGAAAAGTTTCCGCCGTTCCCGTTCAATGTGGTGTTCGCCTTGCTGCGCGGGCCGATTTCGATCAAGGTGCTGTTCGAGCAGATGAGGGTGAAAGCGCTGCGCCATTCTCCGCTCGGCTTCGGCCTTCTGATGCATCCGGATCCGCGGCTGACCGACTCATGGCTGCAACCTGCGCGCGCCGACGGGCGGATCCGTCGTGACCTGGCGACGCTGTTACGGGCCGTGGCCGGGATGGACCTGACGGATGTGGCGAGCAGGCTGCCGCGTTTCACCAAGCCGGTCACGCTGGTGTGGGGGCAGCGCGACCGGGCATTCACGCCGGCGCTCGGCAGGCGTCTGGCGGCGCTGTTCAAAAACTCGACGCTGATCGAGGTGCCGGATGCGAGGACGTTCGTGTCCCTCGACGCACCGTCGGCCGTGATCGACGCGTGCTGCGCCGTCAGCCCTTCGTCAGGGTGA